The proteins below are encoded in one region of Halorhodospira halochloris:
- a CDS encoding IS3 family transposase: MSDEQLHQEIRALIQGSAFTGEGHRKVWAKLRQLRGVYTSRKRVLRVMREHEH, from the coding sequence CTGAGCGACGAGCAGCTGCACCAGGAGATCCGGGCGCTCATCCAGGGCAGCGCGTTCACCGGCGAGGGCCACCGCAAGGTCTGGGCCAAGCTGCGCCAGCTGCGCGGGGTCTACACCTCCCGCAAGCGGGTTCTGCGGGTGATGCGCGAGCACGAGCACTGA
- a CDS encoding MarR family transcriptional regulator, translating into MKSQDIGLLLKLVALRSREGHGHDTHASKGAKALPDDWRDWALDDVGSDLCQESMPGLDDDQLLSRYSVRALAEETGISKSQVSLALQRCLEVGLVRKERSTGVPRANVRALLKFIVHGVRYVFPAKPGEITRGIATTFAAPVLEGQLYSAGELPMVWPDARGNSKGQAIEPLFKSVPFAVRRDPELYAMLALVDAIRLGHPRESKVAAERLAEYLE; encoded by the coding sequence TTGAAAAGTCAAGATATTGGTCTGCTTTTGAAGTTGGTAGCCCTGAGAAGCAGGGAGGGCCATGGCCACGACACTCACGCCAGCAAGGGAGCAAAGGCGCTTCCCGATGACTGGCGGGACTGGGCTCTGGATGATGTCGGCAGCGACTTGTGCCAAGAGAGCATGCCTGGGCTCGATGACGATCAGCTGCTCTCCCGCTACAGCGTGCGAGCCTTGGCCGAGGAAACCGGCATCAGTAAGAGCCAGGTGAGCCTAGCCCTGCAGCGCTGCCTGGAGGTAGGCCTGGTCCGCAAGGAGCGCAGCACCGGCGTGCCGCGCGCCAATGTCCGCGCCTTGTTAAAATTCATCGTGCATGGAGTGCGCTATGTGTTCCCGGCCAAGCCCGGCGAAATAACCCGCGGCATCGCGACGACCTTCGCGGCACCAGTGCTGGAGGGCCAGCTGTATAGCGCGGGTGAACTGCCGATGGTGTGGCCAGACGCCCGGGGCAACAGCAAAGGCCAGGCCATCGAGCCGCTGTTCAAGAGTGTGCCCTTTGCGGTGCGTCGCGACCCCGAACTGTACGCCATGTTGGCCCTGGTCGATGCCATTCGACTGGGCCATCCCCGCGAGAGCAAGGTCGCTGCTGAGCGGCTGGCAGAGTATCTGGAGTAA
- a CDS encoding DUF262 domain-containing protein: protein MTVVVASCTVAKLFSGETFEASDGTLIEGNLHLPEYQRPYRWGEAQIRRLLEDLRRYFCPPHPGSSPAHLFYLGSIILHQDGEGRLNIIDGQQRLTTMALLMWQQAPGSEPKLRYESPLSHAQIRKNQEWLKQQENWNRAWLKLERINITVVVTRSEDDAYCFFETQNTGGVRLSGPDIIKAHHLRATPRSRQDRYARLWESLGDLNPVVDAVLKARSWNALNFRHVPSRREPLSVRETVVTELAENTGEGHADVAYGLTATSRTPDGAVVQVAHADGYAMRQPLNAGINSIHYLEYFESLRRILLTNHREPDLDSFHNFYQGLIVGRQGCSYLKKLYDSCLLLYASHFGRSQLFEASLRLFRVVYAPRVTNEKTVKEATASKFVRENPVFDWILMSYTHEQCMERLRLFEVKVSAKNLGQSDDGVKKRFVQAVNEWFSLELPKDRMAEQYDDALQKAIKSTLEVVNHG from the coding sequence ATGACCGTCGTTGTCGCCAGTTGTACCGTTGCCAAGCTTTTTTCAGGTGAGACCTTCGAGGCCAGCGACGGTACATTGATCGAGGGCAACCTGCATCTTCCCGAATACCAGCGCCCCTACCGATGGGGGGAGGCCCAAATCAGACGCCTGCTGGAAGACTTACGCCGATATTTTTGCCCGCCTCACCCTGGTTCGTCACCAGCGCACCTGTTTTATCTGGGCAGCATCATCCTGCATCAGGACGGGGAAGGTCGTCTCAACATCATCGATGGCCAGCAACGGTTGACGACAATGGCTCTTCTAATGTGGCAGCAGGCGCCCGGCAGTGAACCGAAGTTACGCTATGAGTCGCCACTCAGTCATGCACAGATTCGGAAAAACCAAGAGTGGCTGAAACAGCAGGAAAACTGGAACCGGGCGTGGCTGAAGCTAGAACGCATTAACATCACCGTGGTGGTCACCCGTAGCGAGGACGATGCCTACTGCTTTTTCGAAACCCAGAATACCGGCGGTGTACGCTTGAGCGGGCCAGATATCATCAAGGCCCATCACCTGCGGGCCACACCTCGCAGCCGGCAGGACCGCTATGCACGTCTCTGGGAGAGCCTCGGCGATCTGAACCCGGTGGTGGATGCGGTGCTCAAGGCTCGCTCTTGGAATGCACTTAATTTCCGGCACGTCCCATCCCGCCGCGAGCCGCTCAGTGTACGCGAGACTGTGGTCACGGAGCTGGCTGAGAATACCGGAGAGGGGCACGCCGATGTGGCTTATGGTCTAACCGCAACCTCTCGGACCCCGGACGGTGCGGTAGTGCAGGTGGCTCATGCAGACGGATACGCCATGCGCCAGCCCCTCAACGCAGGTATTAACTCCATTCACTATCTGGAATATTTTGAGAGCCTTCGCCGAATACTCCTGACTAACCACCGAGAGCCGGATCTAGACTCTTTCCACAACTTCTATCAGGGGCTGATCGTCGGCCGGCAAGGGTGTAGCTACCTGAAGAAGCTCTACGACAGTTGCTTGCTGCTTTACGCCAGTCATTTCGGGCGGAGCCAACTCTTCGAGGCTAGCTTACGGCTGTTTCGGGTTGTCTATGCTCCGCGAGTGACCAACGAAAAGACCGTCAAGGAAGCTACAGCTTCCAAATTTGTTCGTGAAAACCCCGTATTCGACTGGATACTGATGAGCTACACCCACGAACAATGTATGGAGCGCCTGCGTCTGTTCGAGGTAAAGGTCAGTGCTAAGAACCTTGGCCAGAGTGATGATGGTGTCAAAAAACGCTTCGTCCAGGCCGTGAACGAATGGTTCAGTCTGGAGCTGCCAAAGGATCGGATGGCGGAACAATATGACGATGCGCTGCAGAAAGCGATCAAATCTACGCTGGAGGTGGTGAACCATGGATAA
- a CDS encoding DUF2779 domain-containing protein, whose amino-acid sequence MTIDLTQKASTAPRLSKSRFIAGWQCPLRLWYAVHHPELAPPPDDRQQAIFDRGHKIGELAQQRYLGGRLVAADFRHIEAAIDETNALMAKPEVPVLYEPAILHRNVLTRVDILARFASGWDIIEVKSSTRAKEVFRVDLAVQYWILRGAGVPIDRAGLLLLNRDYVYPGGEYDLQSLFRFEELTEQCQARQGWVEEQVERFQAIVAGASPPAIEPGEQCTTPYTCPFTSHCWRDREQAANPITLLPNLASSRVASLREKGIEAIEDLPPDYRLTDVQQRVRQATLSGLSWQSSGLKAALEKVSWPLFYLDFEAAMMALPPYAGMRPYDPVPFQYSCHIQRRPYGSLEHQEFLATEDGDPRTLLAESLLDTLGDSGSIIVYSGYEQATINRLAQALPDQAGRLRALIPRLVDLLAIVRNHYYHPDFRGSFSIKKVLPALVEGMDYLDMEVADGEAAGRAWQQMLASEDTAEQERLAAALRAYCRQDSLAMYRLREALMELT is encoded by the coding sequence ATGACCATTGATCTCACTCAGAAGGCTTCCACCGCACCTCGCCTGTCCAAGTCCCGATTTATCGCCGGCTGGCAGTGCCCTCTGCGGCTCTGGTATGCCGTCCACCATCCGGAACTGGCACCGCCTCCCGACGATCGCCAGCAGGCGATTTTCGATAGAGGTCACAAGATCGGTGAACTGGCCCAGCAGCGCTATCTGGGTGGTAGGCTCGTTGCCGCCGATTTCCGCCACATCGAGGCGGCGATTGACGAAACCAACGCCCTGATGGCGAAGCCGGAAGTGCCTGTACTCTACGAACCAGCCATCCTTCACCGCAATGTCCTCACCAGGGTCGATATTTTAGCGCGCTTCGCATCCGGTTGGGACATAATAGAGGTTAAATCGTCTACCAGGGCCAAGGAGGTCTTCAGGGTCGATTTAGCTGTTCAGTACTGGATCCTCCGTGGGGCCGGGGTGCCGATAGACAGAGCAGGCCTGCTACTGCTCAATCGTGATTACGTCTACCCGGGAGGCGAATACGATCTGCAGTCTTTATTCCGCTTCGAGGAACTCACCGAGCAGTGCCAAGCTCGCCAGGGCTGGGTTGAGGAGCAGGTTGAGCGGTTTCAAGCAATCGTCGCAGGAGCATCGCCACCTGCTATCGAACCGGGGGAGCAGTGCACTACCCCATATACCTGCCCCTTTACCAGCCATTGCTGGCGTGATCGCGAACAGGCCGCCAACCCAATTACGCTCCTGCCAAACCTTGCCAGTAGTCGCGTTGCCTCGCTGCGCGAGAAGGGCATCGAAGCCATTGAGGATCTACCTCCCGATTATCGCTTGACCGACGTACAGCAGCGTGTGCGCCAAGCAACTCTAAGTGGTTTATCTTGGCAGTCGAGTGGCCTAAAAGCGGCGCTGGAGAAGGTAAGCTGGCCGCTGTTCTACCTTGATTTCGAGGCGGCAATGATGGCGCTACCCCCCTATGCGGGGATGCGACCTTACGATCCTGTGCCCTTTCAGTACTCCTGCCACATCCAGCGGCGGCCCTATGGATCTCTGGAACATCAAGAATTCCTGGCCACCGAAGACGGTGATCCCCGGACGCTGCTAGCCGAGTCGCTACTTGATACCCTCGGGGATAGCGGCTCGATCATCGTCTACTCCGGCTACGAGCAGGCGACCATAAACCGGCTAGCACAGGCCTTGCCGGATCAGGCGGGGCGGTTGCGCGCCCTGATTCCGCGGCTGGTCGATCTCCTGGCGATCGTTCGTAACCACTATTACCATCCGGATTTCAGGGGTTCCTTTTCGATCAAGAAGGTATTACCGGCCTTGGTCGAAGGTATGGATTACCTGGATATGGAGGTGGCCGACGGAGAGGCAGCAGGCCGCGCTTGGCAGCAGATGCTGGCTAGCGAGGACACAGCGGAGCAGGAGCGCTTGGCCGCGGCCCTACGTGCTTACTGCCGACAGGACAGTCTGGCGATGTACAGGTTGCGTGAGGCGCTGATGGAACTGACGTAG
- a CDS encoding SpoIIE family protein phosphatase has translation MQARWFSQQGRERARNSDAAAVGQQGQHLLAVLVDGAEKGPRGAELARHWADTVMQALAEASTRSQATVGARLRQAHAQLRHDFLHDIASYCMVSLDLETLAMHVWHCGDCRVGLRRPTKTRWLTTPHLLVHQPGLPSSCSPEEQERREQQLTRSLNARRFCPPENHVFSLCQDQTLLLSTDGYWQEHLEAGTPRDCLQDDASLLTLPVRPGSLAHVEQASDTDNLRYVSPA, from the coding sequence ATGCAGGCCCGCTGGTTCAGCCAGCAAGGCCGCGAGCGTGCCCGCAACAGCGATGCCGCAGCAGTGGGTCAGCAAGGCCAGCACCTATTGGCGGTGCTGGTCGACGGTGCGGAAAAGGGGCCACGAGGCGCGGAACTGGCACGGCACTGGGCCGATACCGTGATGCAGGCGCTGGCCGAGGCATCCACTCGCTCGCAGGCAACGGTTGGTGCACGCCTCAGACAGGCACATGCCCAGCTCCGCCACGACTTTCTCCACGATATCGCCAGCTACTGCATGGTCAGCCTCGACCTGGAGACGCTGGCGATGCACGTCTGGCACTGTGGTGACTGTCGTGTAGGCCTGCGGCGTCCGACCAAGACGCGCTGGCTGACCACGCCACACCTCCTGGTACATCAGCCCGGCCTGCCATCTTCATGCTCACCTGAAGAGCAAGAACGCCGGGAACAGCAGCTAACCCGGAGCCTGAACGCCAGGCGTTTCTGCCCTCCCGAGAACCACGTTTTTTCGCTGTGTCAGGACCAAACGCTGCTGCTCAGCACCGATGGCTACTGGCAGGAGCATCTTGAAGCAGGTACGCCACGCGACTGCTTGCAGGACGATGCCAGTCTTCTCACCTTGCCGGTCAGACCCGGATCGCTTGCTCACGTCGAGCAGGCGTCGGATACCGACAATCTCAGGTACGTTTCACCTGCATAA
- a CDS encoding RES family NAD+ phosphorylase has protein sequence MNELEGLTANRLREEAGEIHLIKQEDRRYGPRWSPIMAALCYPRPSRFTDCSFGVYYCADNERTAVAETRYHRERFQAESNEPPMAVEMRVYIAELDADLLDLRGDTNLATSYLDPDSYANSQRLGAIARMHDHYGLAYPSVRDQEGGDCAAVFRPPALGPTRQGKHFEYRWDGQRITAVVELRETNY, from the coding sequence TTGAACGAACTCGAGGGCCTGACAGCAAACCGCTTACGCGAAGAGGCGGGCGAAATCCACCTGATCAAGCAGGAGGATCGGCGTTACGGGCCGAGATGGTCACCGATCATGGCCGCCCTGTGTTATCCGCGGCCCAGCCGGTTCACCGATTGCAGCTTCGGCGTGTACTACTGCGCAGACAATGAGCGCACGGCCGTCGCTGAGACGCGATACCATCGTGAGCGCTTCCAAGCCGAGTCCAATGAGCCACCCATGGCGGTGGAGATGCGCGTTTACATCGCGGAACTCGACGCCGACCTGCTCGACCTGCGCGGTGATACCAACTTGGCCACCTCGTACCTAGATCCCGACAGCTATGCCAACAGCCAACGGCTCGGCGCGATTGCCCGCATGCACGATCATTACGGACTGGCCTACCCCAGCGTCAGAGACCAGGAGGGAGGCGACTGTGCCGCCGTATTCCGCCCTCCGGCACTTGGCCCGACGCGCCAGGGGAAGCACTTCGAATATCGCTGGGATGGTCAGCGGATCACGGCCGTCGTCGAACTCCGGGAAACGAACTACTAG
- a CDS encoding type IV toxin-antitoxin system AbiEi family antitoxin domain-containing protein yields the protein MSRQKRDNLKRLLEAVPAGFLVDSAWLERHGIGRRSTYAYVKNGWLTRVHRGVFRRPAPNAPKTGVIDWKVCLLSMQYVMGYDVHVGGTSALGQHGFDHYLHLGSNVPVRVYGDAIPTWLVRLPLSAPIETRRTSLFVDRALGLTKDNKDAATILSWDWQLRISSPERAVMEAMDELPTHETFHNLDRIFESLTTLRPRTLSALLHSCKKIKVKRLFFVFADRHDHPWRKRLDAEEFNLGSGDRALVSGGRMHPRYRIMVPEDFVKPEVSDGA from the coding sequence ATGAGTAGACAAAAAAGAGACAACCTCAAGAGGTTGCTGGAAGCGGTGCCCGCAGGCTTCCTTGTGGACTCTGCTTGGCTGGAGCGCCACGGCATAGGCCGCCGCTCGACCTATGCCTACGTCAAGAACGGCTGGCTGACACGCGTCCATCGCGGCGTCTTCCGACGCCCCGCGCCAAACGCCCCCAAGACCGGCGTAATCGACTGGAAGGTCTGCCTGCTCTCGATGCAATACGTTATGGGCTACGATGTCCATGTTGGCGGCACGAGCGCCCTCGGGCAGCACGGCTTCGACCATTATCTGCATCTGGGCAGCAACGTACCGGTTCGGGTCTATGGGGACGCCATACCAACCTGGCTCGTCAGATTGCCCCTGAGCGCCCCGATAGAAACCCGCAGAACATCTTTGTTCGTGGATCGCGCCCTCGGTCTGACCAAGGACAATAAAGATGCGGCAACCATCCTGTCATGGGACTGGCAACTGAGGATTTCATCTCCCGAACGGGCGGTAATGGAAGCCATGGACGAGCTGCCGACGCATGAGACCTTTCACAACCTCGACAGGATCTTCGAAAGCCTGACAACACTGCGCCCGCGCACACTCTCGGCGCTGCTGCACAGCTGCAAGAAAATCAAGGTCAAGCGCTTGTTTTTCGTCTTCGCCGACCGCCACGACCACCCTTGGCGCAAGCGCTTGGATGCGGAAGAATTCAACCTCGGGAGCGGCGACCGTGCACTGGTCAGTGGCGGCAGGATGCACCCGCGCTATCGCATCATGGTGCCAGAAGATTTCGTAAAGCCGGAGGTAAGCGATGGCGCGTAA
- a CDS encoding cyclin-dependent kinase inhibitor 3 family protein has product MTLCPGKIGPGRVHPWQRKLDDDIESIVQWGASRVVTLMENSELVSFGVGDLGARIRERLGDHCWHHLPIIDGSVPSAKAEKNWEPIADDLHSCLGAGERICIHCLGGLGRTGVIACRLLVELGFSPDEALGRVRQARPGAVETKEQLDYVTRLPELPAVQKRISN; this is encoded by the coding sequence ATGACGCTCTGCCCTGGCAAAATCGGGCCCGGGCGAGTCCATCCTTGGCAACGCAAGCTCGATGATGATATCGAAAGCATCGTGCAGTGGGGTGCGAGCCGGGTAGTCACCTTGATGGAAAACAGCGAGCTCGTCAGTTTTGGGGTTGGCGATTTAGGCGCCCGAATTCGCGAACGACTTGGCGATCACTGCTGGCATCACCTGCCGATAATCGACGGCTCGGTGCCTAGCGCCAAGGCGGAGAAGAACTGGGAGCCTATTGCTGACGACCTGCACTCCTGCTTGGGCGCAGGAGAAAGGATCTGCATACACTGCCTCGGCGGTCTGGGACGTACTGGAGTTATAGCCTGCCGGCTGCTTGTCGAACTTGGTTTCAGCCCTGATGAAGCTCTCGGCCGAGTCCGGCAGGCCCGCCCCGGGGCAGTTGAAACCAAAGAGCAGCTGGATTACGTTACGAGACTGCCTGAGCTTCCAGCGGTTCAGAAGAGAATTAGCAATTAG
- a CDS encoding nucleotidyl transferase AbiEii/AbiGii toxin family protein, translating to MDRLALSIEDAIVGAKTQLIKVGGGTTRLLARLKSAEIKVETSPVMRGVVHEPESRAVTEAVEDEFGYAEMQIAAFEDLFSGKLHAALDRQHPRDIYDIKLLYEHEGITDDLFRTFLIYIASSPRPVHELLNPNLIDLDRNLRG from the coding sequence ATGGATCGCCTTGCATTATCCATCGAAGACGCTATCGTGGGCGCCAAAACCCAACTCATCAAGGTCGGAGGTGGTACCACACGCTTGCTTGCCCGTCTCAAAAGCGCCGAAATCAAAGTCGAGACCTCCCCCGTCATGCGTGGCGTCGTCCATGAACCAGAATCCCGCGCAGTTACCGAGGCCGTCGAAGATGAATTTGGGTACGCGGAGATGCAGATCGCCGCATTCGAAGACCTGTTCAGCGGAAAGCTCCACGCCGCCCTCGATCGCCAGCATCCACGCGACATCTATGACATCAAGCTACTCTACGAGCACGAAGGGATCACGGACGATCTATTCCGCACCTTCCTGATTTACATTGCCAGCTCACCACGCCCGGTGCACGAACTTCTCAATCCGAATCTTATTGATCTTGACAGGAATTTGAGGGGATGA
- a CDS encoding MbcA/ParS/Xre antitoxin family protein yields the protein MQQMTARKQHQLGAAGLRAYPNIARAWGLTETQAARLLGAPESTYRRWKRNPERASLDVNHLERLSLILGIHKNLHILLPREDAANSWVRRPNTNPLFAGHTPLERMLGGQVGDLVAVRQHLDGARG from the coding sequence ATGCAACAGATGACCGCTCGAAAGCAGCATCAGCTCGGTGCCGCCGGCCTTCGCGCCTATCCCAACATTGCCCGCGCATGGGGGCTTACTGAAACCCAGGCCGCGCGGCTACTCGGCGCCCCGGAAAGCACCTACCGGCGGTGGAAGCGCAACCCCGAGCGCGCCAGTCTCGACGTAAACCACCTAGAGCGGTTGTCGTTGATCCTGGGGATCCACAAGAATTTGCACATCCTGCTTCCGCGCGAGGACGCTGCGAACAGCTGGGTACGACGCCCGAACACGAACCCCTTGTTCGCCGGACACACCCCACTTGAGCGCATGCTGGGAGGTCAGGTGGGCGATCTCGTGGCGGTGCGCCAGCATCTGGACGGTGCCCGTGGCTGA